In the genome of Terriglobales bacterium, the window CTCCGGTGACCGCCGCCGCCGAACAGCTTGCGGCGCGGATTGCCGGCGAGATCGGGGCGCACCCATGTGCCTAGCCATTCCAGGCCGTGTGGTCAGCATCATGCCCGGCGAGCAGTCGCTCGCTGTGGTCGACTTCGGCGGCATTACGCGCGACGTCCAGTTGCAGTTCGTGCCCGAGACCCGGCCCGGGGACTTCGTCCTGGTGCACGTCGGGTTCGCCATCGCGCGCATCGACGCGGAAGCCGCCGCGCGCACCTCCGCGCTGCTGGCCGAGATGGCGGGATTGGAAGACACGCTTGCCGGGGAAGATCCGTGAGGACCTGTGCGCTACCTCGACGAATATCGTGATGCCCGGCTGGCCCGCGCGCTCGCGGCACAGATCGCCCGGCGCGCGACTCGCCCGTGGACCCTGATGGAGATCTGTGGCGGCCAGACGCACACGCTGATGCGCTACGGCATCGACGAGCTCCTGCCCGAGAGCGTGCGGTTCCTGCATGGTCCCGGCTGCCCGGTCTGCGTCACGCCGCCCGCAATGATCGACAAGGCCATCGCGCTGGCCGGCCGGACTGACGTCGTCCTCGCCTCGTTCGGCGACATGCTGCGGGTCCCGGGCTCGCACCGCGACCTGCTCGGCGCCCGCGCGCTCGGCGGCGACGTTCGCGTGGTGTATTCCCCCATGGAT includes:
- a CDS encoding HypC/HybG/HupF family hydrogenase formation chaperone, whose translation is MVSIMPGEQSLAVVDFGGITRDVQLQFVPETRPGDFVLVHVGFAIARIDAEAAARTSALLAEMAGLEDTLAGEDP